From the genome of uncultured Cohaesibacter sp., one region includes:
- the glmU gene encoding bifunctional UDP-N-acetylglucosamine diphosphorylase/glucosamine-1-phosphate N-acetyltransferase GlmU, with translation MTRRTCQAIILAAGQGTRMKSDKPKVLHEVAGLSMVGHVTKAASKSGVDLISVVVGPDMDAVHREANNAHPTVNAHVQTERLGTAHAVLAARPDLIEAKDDVLVLFGDTPLLTSETLLSVREKLAKSNDVVVLGFRPAVPDPYGRLIEKNGKLVAIREAKDCTSEELAITFCNGGIMGFSGKHVLELLDAIEDTNAQKEFYLTDAVEKANEKGLMVTALEADEEELQGVNTRQHLANVEASFQVRARLEAMANGATLIAPETVFFSYDTKLGKDVVIEPNVIFAPGVTIADNVTIRAFSHLESATVAEGCVIGPYARLRPGTELEKGAKIGNFVELKKTRVEKGAKVNHLSYIGDARVGEKANIGAGTITCNYDGFDKFKTDIGKGAFIGSNTALVAPATIGDGAFIGAGSVITGPVAADDLAFTRAPVIVKSGWAASFRAKKAQKSKK, from the coding sequence ATGACGCGCCGCACTTGTCAGGCAATCATTCTGGCCGCAGGGCAGGGAACCCGCATGAAATCGGACAAACCCAAGGTTCTGCATGAAGTGGCAGGTCTGTCCATGGTCGGCCATGTCACCAAGGCGGCAAGCAAATCCGGCGTCGATCTGATCTCCGTCGTCGTCGGCCCGGACATGGATGCCGTCCACAGGGAAGCCAACAACGCTCACCCGACAGTCAATGCTCACGTCCAGACCGAACGGCTCGGCACAGCCCACGCCGTACTGGCGGCTCGCCCGGACCTGATTGAAGCCAAGGACGATGTGCTCGTGCTGTTTGGGGATACGCCGCTCCTGACCTCCGAGACCCTTCTTTCTGTCAGGGAAAAACTGGCCAAAAGCAATGATGTCGTCGTGCTTGGCTTCCGCCCGGCAGTCCCGGACCCTTACGGTCGCCTGATCGAGAAAAACGGAAAGCTGGTTGCCATCCGCGAGGCCAAGGATTGCACGTCTGAGGAGCTCGCCATCACCTTTTGTAACGGCGGCATCATGGGCTTTTCCGGCAAGCATGTCCTCGAACTGCTCGATGCCATCGAAGACACCAATGCCCAGAAGGAATTCTACCTCACCGATGCTGTTGAAAAGGCCAATGAGAAGGGTCTTATGGTCACCGCGCTTGAAGCGGATGAGGAAGAGTTGCAAGGGGTCAACACCCGCCAGCATCTGGCCAATGTGGAAGCCTCGTTTCAGGTTCGCGCCCGCCTTGAGGCCATGGCGAATGGTGCAACTCTGATCGCACCCGAAACCGTCTTTTTCTCCTATGATACAAAACTGGGCAAAGACGTCGTCATCGAACCCAATGTGATCTTCGCACCCGGCGTGACTATCGCTGACAATGTGACGATCAGGGCCTTCAGCCATCTCGAATCGGCCACCGTTGCCGAAGGCTGTGTGATCGGTCCCTATGCCCGTCTGCGACCGGGAACCGAGCTTGAGAAGGGGGCCAAGATCGGCAACTTCGTCGAACTGAAAAAAACCCGCGTCGAGAAGGGCGCCAAGGTCAATCATCTCTCCTATATCGGCGACGCCCGCGTGGGCGAAAAAGCCAACATCGGAGCAGGGACCATTACCTGCAATTATGACGGCTTTGACAAGTTCAAGACCGACATCGGCAAGGGCGCCTTCATTGGCTCGAACACGGCTCTCGTGGCCCCGGCGACCATTGGCGACGGTGCTTTCATCGGTGCTGGCAGCGTGATCACGGGGCCGGTGGCAGCCGACGATCTCGCCTTTACCCGCGCACCGGTCATCGTCAAATCCGGCTGGGCTGCGTCCTTCCGCGCCAAGAAGGCGCAGAAGTCGAAAAAATGA
- the recG gene encoding ATP-dependent DNA helicase RecG — MRPNHLNSYFASLTSLKGVGPKMAQAFAKLLRGDVLLEPRRIDLLLHMPVSVIDRSLQSSLATTPEGAIVTVKVTIDKHLPPPRGNNRVPYRILAHDDTDELTLTYFHVKGGYLERQMPVGEVRFVSGRLERFQGAPQITHPDYVVTEDDFATLPLIEPVYPLTAGVSGKLLHKTMLACFDGLDVLPEWQDRTLLDRERWPDFIDALHALHAPLGLADLNHESPAYRRLAYDECLASQLALSLVRNNVKKAAGIARRWDGRLKQAIIDALPFTLTGSQQAAIADVEADLAVSERMLRLVQGDVGSGKTMVALIAAADVIESGSQASMMAPTDLLARQHYQSVKGLCDKVGIRVAVLTGKDTAATKRDTLAALHNGDIDFLIGTHALFQQSVNFADLGLAVVDEQHRFGVHQRLALSSKGQATDLLVMTATPIPRTLVLTHYGDMDVSLLTEKPAGRKPIETRTMTLERLGELVTRLDQATAQGAKCYWVCPLVEESEVLDVTAAQERYESLKPLFGHKVELIHGRMSSEEKRLAMERFKDGDAQILVATTVIEVGVDVPEATIMVIEHAERFGLAQLHQLRGRVGRGDKASSCILLFQGPLGTIAKERLNMMRETEDGFKIAEADLRLRGEGDVLGTKQSGMPGFRVANAEEHKDLMEMARKEARLIIEMDPELQGPRAKALRDLLYLFERDAAIRLLKSG; from the coding sequence ATGCGTCCCAATCATCTCAACAGCTATTTCGCTTCGCTCACCTCACTCAAGGGCGTGGGGCCCAAGATGGCGCAGGCCTTTGCCAAACTGTTGCGCGGGGATGTCTTGCTGGAACCACGGCGCATTGATTTGTTGCTGCACATGCCGGTCTCGGTGATTGATCGCAGCCTGCAGTCTTCGCTGGCCACGACACCCGAAGGGGCCATTGTTACGGTCAAGGTGACCATCGACAAGCATCTGCCGCCACCGCGCGGAAACAATCGGGTGCCCTATCGCATACTGGCGCATGATGATACGGACGAACTCACCCTCACCTATTTTCACGTCAAGGGTGGCTATCTGGAGCGGCAGATGCCGGTTGGTGAGGTGCGTTTCGTCTCGGGGCGGCTCGAACGCTTTCAGGGAGCACCGCAGATCACGCATCCCGATTATGTGGTCACCGAGGACGACTTTGCCACCCTGCCGCTGATCGAGCCGGTCTATCCGCTGACGGCGGGTGTATCCGGCAAGCTGCTGCACAAGACCATGCTGGCCTGTTTCGACGGTCTCGATGTTCTGCCCGAATGGCAGGACCGGACGTTACTGGATCGGGAGCGCTGGCCGGACTTTATCGATGCGCTGCATGCTCTTCATGCACCTTTGGGCCTTGCCGATCTCAATCACGAGTCCCCGGCCTATCGTCGCCTTGCCTATGATGAATGCCTCGCTAGCCAGTTGGCGCTGTCGCTCGTCCGCAACAATGTAAAAAAGGCGGCAGGTATCGCCCGCCGATGGGACGGGCGCCTGAAACAGGCGATCATTGATGCCCTGCCCTTTACCCTGACCGGGAGCCAACAGGCGGCGATCGCCGATGTTGAGGCTGATCTTGCGGTTTCTGAGCGCATGCTGCGGCTTGTTCAGGGCGATGTAGGCAGTGGCAAGACGATGGTTGCGCTGATTGCCGCCGCAGATGTGATCGAATCAGGCTCGCAAGCCTCGATGATGGCGCCGACGGATCTTCTGGCCCGCCAGCATTATCAATCGGTCAAGGGGCTGTGCGACAAAGTCGGGATCCGGGTTGCTGTGCTCACCGGCAAGGACACCGCCGCGACCAAGCGAGATACGCTGGCAGCGCTTCATAATGGGGATATCGATTTTCTCATCGGGACCCACGCCCTTTTTCAGCAGTCGGTCAATTTTGCGGATCTCGGCCTTGCCGTGGTCGATGAGCAGCATCGCTTCGGCGTTCATCAGAGGTTGGCCCTGTCCTCGAAGGGGCAGGCGACAGACCTCTTGGTAATGACGGCAACGCCGATCCCCCGGACGCTGGTGCTGACCCATTATGGCGACATGGATGTCTCTCTGCTGACCGAGAAACCGGCGGGACGCAAACCGATTGAGACCAGAACGATGACTCTGGAACGTCTTGGCGAGTTGGTGACCCGGCTCGATCAGGCAACGGCGCAGGGCGCAAAATGCTATTGGGTTTGCCCGCTTGTCGAAGAATCCGAGGTGCTTGACGTCACCGCCGCGCAGGAGCGCTATGAGAGCCTCAAGCCACTGTTCGGGCACAAGGTTGAGCTCATTCACGGGCGGATGAGTTCGGAGGAAAAGCGCTTGGCGATGGAGCGGTTCAAGGATGGGGATGCCCAGATCCTTGTAGCGACAACCGTGATCGAAGTTGGTGTCGATGTGCCCGAGGCAACCATCATGGTCATCGAGCATGCGGAGCGGTTCGGTCTTGCCCAGCTTCATCAGCTGAGGGGGCGTGTGGGCCGCGGAGACAAGGCGTCATCCTGCATCCTGTTGTTTCAGGGGCCGCTTGGCACCATTGCCAAGGAACGGCTCAACATGATGCGCGAGACCGAAGATGGCTTCAAGATTGCCGAAGCGGATTTGCGTCTGAGGGGCGAAGGAGATGTCTTGGGGACCAAGCAGTCCGGCATGCCGGGGTTTCGGGTGGCCAATGCCGAGGAACACAAGGATCTGATGGAAATGGCGCGCAAGGAAGCCCGGCTGATCATCGAGATGGATCCCGAGCTTCAGGGCCCGCGCGCCAAGGCCTTGCGCGACCTGCTCTACCTTTTCGAGCGGGATGCTGCGATCAGGCTTCTGAAATCTGGCTGA
- a CDS encoding DUF502 domain-containing protein, with protein MIKQKSQEAAEQTEQVRLGFGARMRNYFLTGLVIAAPIGITIYITWSFIKWVDAQVKPYIPHIYNPDNYLPFSVPGVGLIFSILILTILGALTANFVGRSFVTFGELMVGRMPLVRNLYNALKQIFQTALSQKGKTFTKAAVIEYPRRGLWALAFIATETKGEVVHRLAEKDNSSDGYLSVFLPTTPNPTSGFLLFVPRKDIIILKMSVEDAAKLVISAGLVSPDFIEDNAAAEEEEKVAQLFRSEPLDVPVDTSELDEAIGKVEASIKEEISAGGSDTAHEEQPKRGLFGLGRSRKAGDNHN; from the coding sequence ATGATAAAGCAAAAAAGCCAAGAAGCAGCGGAACAGACGGAACAGGTCAGACTCGGATTTGGTGCGCGTATGCGCAACTATTTCCTCACCGGCCTCGTCATTGCGGCCCCGATCGGCATCACGATCTATATCACCTGGTCCTTCATCAAGTGGGTCGACGCGCAGGTCAAACCCTACATTCCGCACATTTATAACCCGGATAACTATCTGCCTTTCTCTGTGCCCGGGGTAGGACTGATCTTCTCCATCCTGATCCTGACAATCCTCGGGGCCTTGACCGCGAACTTCGTCGGTCGGTCCTTCGTCACCTTTGGTGAATTGATGGTCGGGCGCATGCCTCTGGTGCGCAATCTCTACAATGCTCTGAAGCAGATCTTCCAGACCGCACTGTCGCAGAAGGGCAAAACCTTCACCAAGGCCGCCGTCATCGAATATCCCCGCCGCGGCCTCTGGGCGCTCGCCTTCATCGCCACGGAGACAAAAGGCGAGGTGGTGCATCGGCTGGCAGAGAAGGACAATTCGTCAGACGGCTATCTCTCGGTCTTCCTGCCGACGACCCCCAACCCGACCTCAGGCTTTTTGCTGTTCGTTCCACGTAAGGACATCATCATTCTCAAGATGAGCGTCGAGGATGCTGCCAAGCTGGTGATTTCCGCCGGTCTCGTGTCGCCCGATTTCATCGAGGACAATGCTGCCGCTGAAGAAGAGGAAAAGGTCGCCCAACTGTTCCGCTCCGAACCCCTCGACGTGCCCGTCGACACGAGTGAGCTTGATGAAGCCATCGGCAAGGTGGAAGCCTCGATCAAGGAAGAAATCTCGGCGGGCGGGTCTGACACCGCACACGAAGAACAGCCCAAACGCGGCCTGTTCGGCCTCGGTCGCAGCCGTAAAGCTGGCGATAACCATAACTAG
- a CDS encoding succinate dehydrogenase assembly factor 2, whose protein sequence is MSHGSTRSSAGLDVRRKKILMRAWHRGIKEMDLMFGRFVDGELDNLTDQELTELEMLLDQFDRDLIQWFTEELPVPEAFDCPTFYKIKNYHENFDSGLL, encoded by the coding sequence ATGTCTCATGGCAGCACCCGCAGCAGCGCCGGCCTCGATGTACGCCGCAAGAAGATCCTCATGCGCGCCTGGCACAGGGGCATCAAGGAAATGGACCTGATGTTCGGTCGTTTCGTCGATGGTGAACTCGACAACCTGACCGATCAGGAACTGACCGAGTTGGAAATGCTACTCGACCAGTTCGACCGCGATCTGATCCAATGGTTCACCGAAGAACTCCCGGTGCCCGAAGCCTTCGATTGCCCGACCTTCTACAAGATCAAGAATTACCACGAGAATTTCGACAGCGGCCTGCTTTGA
- the glmS gene encoding glutamine--fructose-6-phosphate transaminase (isomerizing): MCGIVGILGKTSVAPQLVDALKRLEYRGYDSAGVATISDGQLGRRRAPGKLRNLEQLLEGNPLPGTIGIGHTRWATHGIPNETNAHPHQAGNVAAVHNGIIENFRELRDELTAKGHRFETETDTETVVHLIQSEQKAGKAPVEAVAAVLGRLHGAFSLAIIFGGEEDLMIGARRGSPLAVGHGEGEMFLGSDAFALAPFTDEITYLDEGDWVVLSRTSMQIYDEANNPVSRAKTTAMASANIVEKGNYKHFMEKEMHEQPEVIQHTLAHYVDFAGGTVRLAKALPFDFAQLSRIAMSACGTAYYAGVIAKYWFEKIARIPVDIDVASEFRYREMPLEKNGLALFISQSGETADTLASLRYCRSQGQHIASIVNVTESTIARESDAIFPTLAGPEIGVASTKAFTCQLSVLLSLAIMAGRARGTISAEEEQDYTKALSELPRFVREALKASGSISELAHDLSKVKHVLYLGRGTNFPLAMEGALKLKEISYIHAEGYAAGELKHGPIALIDETMPVVVIAPHDSYYDKTVSNMQEVAARDGRIILITDQMGAYKNGLEDCKVIEMPTVPEIVAPIVYALPVQLLAYHTANFMGTDVDQPRNLAKSVTVE; encoded by the coding sequence ATGTGTGGCATTGTCGGAATTCTTGGAAAGACCTCGGTTGCACCTCAACTTGTGGATGCGTTAAAGCGGCTTGAGTATCGCGGCTATGATTCTGCCGGTGTCGCAACCATCTCGGACGGTCAGCTGGGCCGCAGACGGGCTCCGGGCAAGCTGCGCAATCTCGAACAGCTGCTCGAAGGCAATCCGCTGCCGGGCACCATCGGCATCGGCCACACCCGCTGGGCCACCCATGGCATTCCCAACGAGACCAACGCCCACCCGCATCAGGCTGGCAACGTCGCCGCCGTTCACAACGGCATCATTGAGAATTTCCGCGAACTTCGCGACGAACTGACCGCCAAGGGACACCGGTTCGAAACCGAAACCGACACCGAGACCGTCGTCCACCTTATCCAGTCCGAGCAGAAAGCAGGCAAGGCCCCGGTCGAGGCTGTGGCGGCTGTTCTTGGACGCCTCCATGGAGCATTTTCACTCGCCATCATCTTCGGCGGCGAAGAGGATCTGATGATCGGCGCTCGCCGTGGCTCACCTCTGGCAGTCGGCCACGGAGAAGGCGAGATGTTCCTCGGCTCAGACGCCTTTGCCCTTGCGCCCTTCACCGACGAGATCACCTATCTCGACGAAGGTGACTGGGTGGTGCTCAGCCGCACCTCGATGCAGATCTATGACGAGGCCAACAATCCGGTCAGCCGCGCCAAAACCACCGCGATGGCCTCGGCCAACATCGTTGAGAAGGGCAACTACAAGCATTTCATGGAAAAGGAAATGCATGAGCAGCCCGAAGTCATCCAGCACACGCTCGCCCATTACGTCGACTTCGCTGGCGGCACCGTGCGCCTTGCCAAGGCGCTGCCGTTCGACTTCGCCCAACTGAGCCGCATCGCCATGAGCGCCTGTGGCACGGCCTATTATGCCGGTGTGATCGCCAAATACTGGTTCGAAAAGATCGCACGCATCCCGGTCGATATCGATGTCGCTTCCGAATTCCGCTATCGCGAGATGCCGCTTGAGAAAAACGGTCTGGCGCTGTTCATCTCCCAGTCGGGAGAAACGGCAGACACACTAGCCTCCTTGCGCTACTGCCGCTCTCAGGGCCAGCACATCGCCTCGATCGTCAATGTCACCGAAAGCACCATAGCCCGCGAAAGCGACGCCATTTTCCCGACCCTTGCCGGTCCTGAAATCGGTGTGGCCTCGACCAAGGCCTTCACCTGTCAGCTCTCAGTTCTTCTCTCGCTTGCCATCATGGCCGGTCGCGCCCGTGGCACCATCTCGGCTGAGGAAGAACAGGACTACACCAAGGCTTTGAGCGAGCTGCCACGCTTCGTGCGCGAAGCCCTCAAAGCCTCCGGCAGCATATCAGAGCTGGCCCATGATCTTTCCAAGGTCAAGCATGTGCTCTATCTCGGCCGTGGCACCAATTTCCCACTCGCCATGGAAGGAGCCCTGAAGCTCAAGGAAATCTCCTACATCCACGCCGAAGGCTATGCCGCTGGCGAGCTGAAGCACGGCCCCATCGCACTGATCGACGAGACGATGCCGGTAGTCGTTATCGCACCGCACGACAGCTATTATGACAAGACCGTCTCCAACATGCAGGAAGTCGCGGCAAGGGATGGCCGGATCATTCTGATCACCGACCAGATGGGCGCCTACAAGAACGGCCTTGAGGATTGCAAGGTTATCGAGATGCCGACGGTGCCGGAGATCGTCGCGCCGATCGTCTACGCCCTGCCGGTCCAGCTGTTGGCCTATCACACAGCCAACTTCATGGGCACCGATGTAGACCAGCCAAGAAACCTCGCCAAATCCGTGACGGTGGAGTAG
- a CDS encoding YbaN family protein, translating to MDRLKRPFYLVFGLILCGIGVLGAFLPLLPSTIFFIMAVYFFSKSSPRLEAWVLDHPLFGPSVVAWNEHKAIPRKAKWLAFAGMALGFVMFVLFSRPGVWLLLGVAIFFIASALYVGTRPDGPAKDN from the coding sequence ATGGATCGACTGAAAAGACCTTTTTATCTGGTGTTCGGTCTCATTCTTTGCGGGATTGGCGTGCTGGGGGCGTTTCTGCCGCTGCTTCCCTCCACGATTTTCTTCATCATGGCGGTCTATTTTTTCAGCAAATCTTCTCCCCGCCTTGAGGCATGGGTGCTGGATCACCCCTTGTTCGGGCCGTCAGTTGTGGCCTGGAACGAGCATAAGGCGATCCCTCGCAAGGCCAAATGGCTGGCCTTTGCGGGCATGGCACTGGGGTTTGTGATGTTCGTTCTGTTCTCTCGTCCCGGAGTTTGGCTTCTGTTGGGCGTGGCGATCTTCTTCATCGCCAGCGCCCTTTATGTCGGAACGAGGCCGGATGGACCGGCAAAGGACAACTAG
- the mfd gene encoding transcription-repair coupling factor, with the protein MTAISDALQSTMMLHISHVPDGLEGFAVAEVAEAHMKTAGNKGVVAVYVARDDRRMAAMEQALRFFAPKMTCLSFPAWDCVPYDRVSPNSEISARRMTALSRLAYGNFDGPVVLLTSINAVLQRVPSRASVKSQSWSGKPGNSVDMDDLIVWLETNGFLRTPTVREHGEYAVRGGILDLFAPGAEEPVRLDFFGDTLESIRSFDPQSQRTVGQLRALDLVSASEVVLTEDTISHFRRRYTASFGAATRDDMLYQAVSDGRRYQGIEHWLPFFNEDLEPLFEFTGEAPVILDPLSDDAVEERLSLISDHYASRKEGLDAGLEQGVPYKPIDPELLYLGKEDWSGMMGTLKRVRISPFDVPETPLIEIINLGGKQGRTFAAERNADSVNVFDAVIEHIKLLKEQKKRVTIACWSPGSAERMHQVLTDHGMTGLVPYESWSTRTVITSKQVGITVLELESGFETEKDAVIGEQDILGDRLIRSSRRRKKSSDVLTEASSLTEGDIVVHIEHGIGRFQGLQTVDAAGAPHDCLEIHYAGGDKLFLPVENIELLSRYGSEDTEAQLDKLGGVAWQARKSKMKARIRMMADQLIKVAAERELRQAERITPPEGLYDEFAARFPFDETEDQFNAIEQVFDDMGSGRPMDRLICGDVGFGKTEVALRAAFIAAMNGRQVAIVVPTTLLARQHYKTFADRFAGFPLNVAQASRLVSTKNLNETKKGLKDGSVDIVVGTHALLGKSVEFRDLGLLIIDEEQHFGVKHKERLKELRADVHVLTLSATPIPRTLQLALTGVRELSLIATPPVDRLAVRTFISPFDALTIREALLRERYRGGQSFYVCPRVSDIAQIHQFLEEQVPEVKIAVAHGQMPPGQLDDIMTAFYDGHFDVLLSTTIVESGIDVPTANTLIVHRADMFGLSQLYQLRGRVGRSKTRAYALFTVPAKKVLTPTAERRLKVLQSLDTLGAGFQLASHDLDIRGAGNLLGEEQSGHVKEVGYELYQQMLEEAVASLRSGDLTIMEDKWSPQISIGTPVLIPDSYVADLQLRLNLYRRLADLVEADEIDEFGAELTDRFGPQPDEVKHLLRIVYIKGLCRKANVEKIDAGPKGALVAFRNNEFSNPAGLVQYITEQGVLAKIRPDQKIFLARDWKRAGDRLKGTAVIMTQLAKLAQ; encoded by the coding sequence ATGACCGCCATTTCAGACGCCCTTCAAAGCACCATGATGCTTCACATCAGCCACGTCCCCGACGGGCTGGAGGGCTTTGCCGTGGCCGAAGTCGCCGAAGCCCATATGAAAACGGCAGGCAATAAGGGCGTTGTTGCTGTCTATGTGGCGCGGGATGATCGCCGCATGGCGGCCATGGAACAGGCCTTGCGCTTCTTTGCGCCCAAGATGACCTGCCTGTCCTTTCCCGCCTGGGACTGCGTTCCCTATGACCGGGTGTCTCCCAACAGCGAAATATCCGCCCGCAGGATGACGGCTCTCTCGCGGCTTGCCTACGGCAATTTCGATGGTCCGGTGGTTCTGCTCACCTCCATCAATGCGGTATTGCAGCGTGTGCCAAGCCGCGCCTCCGTCAAGAGCCAGAGCTGGTCGGGCAAACCGGGCAACTCGGTCGATATGGACGACCTCATCGTCTGGCTGGAGACAAATGGTTTTCTGCGCACCCCAACGGTGCGCGAGCATGGCGAATATGCAGTGCGCGGCGGCATTCTCGATCTTTTCGCCCCCGGCGCGGAAGAACCGGTGCGGCTTGATTTCTTCGGCGACACACTCGAGAGCATCCGCAGTTTCGACCCGCAATCCCAGCGCACCGTCGGCCAACTGAGAGCCCTTGATCTGGTCTCCGCCTCCGAGGTGGTCCTCACCGAGGACACCATTTCCCACTTCCGGCGCCGCTATACCGCAAGCTTTGGCGCGGCGACCCGCGACGACATGCTGTATCAAGCGGTCAGCGATGGTCGCCGCTATCAGGGCATCGAGCACTGGTTGCCCTTCTTCAACGAGGATCTCGAACCCCTCTTTGAATTCACGGGCGAGGCCCCTGTCATTCTCGACCCGCTGAGCGATGATGCAGTCGAGGAGCGGCTCTCACTGATCAGCGATCACTACGCCTCTCGCAAGGAAGGCCTTGACGCCGGTCTCGAGCAAGGCGTGCCCTACAAGCCGATTGATCCCGAACTTCTCTATCTCGGCAAGGAAGACTGGTCGGGCATGATGGGAACCCTCAAACGGGTACGTATTTCGCCCTTCGACGTGCCAGAAACGCCCCTCATCGAGATCATCAATCTCGGCGGCAAGCAGGGCAGAACCTTTGCCGCTGAGCGAAACGCCGATAGCGTCAACGTCTTCGATGCGGTGATCGAGCATATCAAGCTCCTCAAGGAGCAGAAGAAGCGCGTCACCATCGCCTGCTGGTCTCCGGGCTCCGCCGAGCGCATGCATCAGGTTTTGACCGACCACGGCATGACCGGCCTTGTGCCTTATGAGAGCTGGTCGACCCGCACCGTGATCACCTCCAAACAGGTCGGCATCACCGTGTTGGAACTCGAAAGCGGCTTCGAGACGGAGAAGGACGCGGTCATCGGCGAGCAGGACATTCTGGGCGACCGCCTGATCCGCTCAAGCCGCCGCCGCAAGAAAAGCTCCGACGTCCTGACCGAAGCTTCGAGCCTCACCGAGGGCGATATCGTCGTTCACATCGAGCACGGGATCGGACGTTTTCAGGGCCTTCAGACCGTCGATGCGGCAGGCGCCCCGCACGATTGCCTTGAGATCCACTATGCCGGTGGCGACAAGCTGTTCCTGCCGGTCGAAAACATCGAACTTCTGTCCCGCTACGGTTCGGAAGACACCGAGGCCCAGCTCGACAAGCTGGGCGGCGTTGCCTGGCAGGCCCGCAAATCCAAGATGAAGGCACGGATCCGCATGATGGCGGATCAACTCATCAAGGTGGCCGCCGAGCGCGAACTGAGACAAGCCGAGCGCATCACGCCGCCCGAAGGCCTCTATGACGAATTCGCGGCCCGCTTTCCGTTCGACGAGACCGAAGACCAGTTCAATGCCATCGAGCAGGTGTTTGACGACATGGGCTCCGGTCGCCCGATGGATCGCCTGATCTGCGGCGACGTCGGCTTTGGCAAGACCGAGGTCGCCCTGCGTGCCGCCTTCATCGCCGCCATGAACGGACGGCAGGTGGCGATTGTCGTCCCGACGACCTTGCTCGCCCGCCAGCATTACAAGACCTTTGCCGACCGTTTTGCGGGCTTCCCGCTCAATGTGGCTCAGGCCTCGCGCCTTGTATCCACCAAGAACCTCAATGAGACCAAGAAGGGCCTGAAAGACGGCTCCGTCGACATCGTTGTTGGCACCCATGCGCTGCTTGGCAAGAGCGTCGAATTCCGCGACCTCGGCCTCCTGATCATCGACGAAGAACAGCATTTCGGCGTCAAGCACAAGGAGCGCCTCAAGGAGTTGCGCGCTGATGTGCATGTGCTCACCCTGTCAGCGACCCCGATCCCGCGAACCTTGCAACTGGCGCTGACCGGTGTTCGCGAACTGTCACTCATCGCCACACCGCCGGTCGACCGCCTTGCGGTCCGGACCTTCATTTCGCCCTTCGATGCCCTGACGATCCGCGAAGCGCTGCTGCGCGAACGCTATCGCGGCGGCCAGAGCTTCTATGTCTGTCCGAGGGTCTCGGACATCGCCCAGATCCATCAGTTCCTCGAAGAGCAGGTGCCTGAAGTCAAGATCGCCGTCGCTCATGGCCAAATGCCACCCGGCCAGCTCGACGACATCATGACCGCCTTCTATGACGGGCATTTCGACGTCCTGCTCTCCACCACGATTGTCGAGTCCGGCATTGATGTGCCGACCGCCAACACCCTGATCGTGCACCGCGCCGACATGTTCGGCCTTAGCCAGCTCTATCAGCTCCGAGGACGGGTAGGGCGCTCCAAGACCCGCGCCTATGCGCTCTTCACGGTTCCGGCCAAGAAAGTGCTCACACCCACCGCAGAGCGTCGCCTCAAGGTGCTTCAGAGCCTCGATACCCTCGGCGCAGGGTTCCAACTTGCAAGCCACGACCTCGACATTCGCGGCGCGGGCAACCTGCTCGGCGAGGAACAGTCGGGCCACGTCAAGGAAGTCGGCTACGAGCTTTATCAGCAGATGCTGGAAGAGGCCGTCGCGTCTCTGCGTTCGGGCGATCTGACGATCATGGAAGACAAGTGGTCGCCACAGATCTCCATCGGCACGCCAGTGCTCATCCCGGATTCCTACGTCGCTGACCTGCAGCTGCGCCTCAATCTCTATCGCCGTCTGGCTGATCTGGTGGAAGCCGATGAAATCGATGAATTCGGGGCAGAGCTGACCGACCGTTTCGGGCCACAGCCCGACGAGGTCAAGCATCTGTTGCGGATCGTCTACATCAAGGGCCTCTGCCGCAAGGCCAACGTCGAGAAGATCGACGCCGGACCGAAGGGCGCGCTCGTCGCCTTCCGCAACAACGAATTCAGCAATCCCGCAGGCCTCGTGCAATATATCACCGAACAGGGCGTGCTGGCCAAGATCCGGCCCGACCAGAAGATCTTCCTCGCGCGAGACTGGAAACGGGCAGGGGATCGCCTCAAGGGCACAGCCGTCATCATGACCCAACTGGCAAAACTGGCTCAGTAG